TCACTTCGGACTTCGACTTCTAAGGCGGCTGGGATGACTGAAGACACCGATCTGCAAGCGATCGACGACGACTTCCCGACAGGAGTCGCCGCCGAGGACACGAGCGACGAGACTCCAGAGCAGACAGCGCTCGACAAGAAGATCAACCAGCACTTCGCGGGTCTCGTCGTCCGCAAGGACCTGGTCAAGGCCGTCAAGGGCAACGCGATCGTGCCGTCGTACGTCCTTGAGTACCTGCTCGGCCAGTACGCCGCATCTGACGACGAAGCCACGATCCAGGCGGGCATCGGGTCGGTCCGCCAGATCCTTGCCGATCACTATGTCCATCGGAACCAGTCCGAGCTGGTGAAGTCGACGATCCGCGAGCGCGGTCGCTACAAGATCATCGACAAGGTCGCCGTCTCGCTCAACGACAAGGAGGACCGGTACGAGGCCGAGTTCTCAAACCTCGGCATCAAGGGAGTGATCGTCGAGTCGTCCACCGTCAACGCCCACCCCAAGCTCCTCGTCGGCGGCGTGTGGTGCATCTGCGACATCGACTACTTCCACTTCGACGACGCGCGAGTCAGCCCGTGGCAGCTGGGTTCGCTGAAGCCGATTCAGCTCTCGAATTTCGACTTCGATAGCTACACCACCTCACGTCGGGAGTTCACCACCGACGAGTGGATCGACCTGCTGATCCAGTCGATCGGGTTCAACCCGGAGCTCTTCGGTCGTCGGGCAAAGCTCATCCAGCTCGTACGTCTGATCCCGTTCGTAGAGCGCAACTACAACCTCGTTGAGCTCGGCCCCAAGGGCACCGGCAAGTCACACATCTTCTCGGAGTTCTCGCCGCACGGCATGCTCATCTCGGGTGGCGAGGTCACGGTCCCCAAGCTTTTCGTCAACAACTCCAACGGGCGGATCGGTCTCGTCGGCTACTGGGACGTCGTCGCGTTCGACGAGTTCGCCGGCAAGAAGAAGCGCACGGACAAGGCGCTCGTCGACATCATGAAGAACTACATGGCGAACAAGTCGTTCTCGCGCGGTGTGGAGACGCTCGGCGCAGAGGCGTCGATGGTCTTCGTCGGCAACACGTCGCACAACGTGCCGTACATGCTCAAGCACTCTGACCTGTTCGACGAGTTGCCAGAGAGCTACCACGACGCGGCGTATCTCGACCGCCTCCACCACTACATCCCCGGCTGGGAAGTCGACACCATCCGCGGCGAGATGTTCTCCGACGGCTACGGCTTTGTCGTTGACTACATCGCCGAAGTCCTCAAGTCGATGCGCAACGCGGACTACTCCGACCGCTACCAGCAGCACTTCACGCTCGGCTCGGACATCTCCACCCGCGACCGCGATGGGATCCACAAGACCTTCTCCGGGCTGATGAAGATCCTCTACCCCCACGGGGAAGCGACCAAGGAGGAGATCGCCGAGATCCTTCGCTTTGCCATCGAGGGGCGCAAGCGCGTTAAGGACCAGATCCTGCGGATCGACTCGACGATGGCCGACGTGAAGTTCGGATACCTCGACAAGGCTGGCGAGTGGACTGCCGTCACCACCTTGGAGGAGGACGAGTACCCGGCGTACTACCACCAGACTCGCCACGGGGAGTCGGCGGACACCGAGCCGTCGGAGGGCGCGGGAGCGGTGGGTGATGCGCCGCCCGGGGTCGCCCCTCCGAAGCCTGATCCGCTGTTCGAGGGACACAGCGAGTTCCAGGAGAACCAGCGCGGAGTCTCGTACGAGAACTTGCTCATTCCGTACCTGCGCGGCGCTACGGAGATCACGATCACGGACCCTTACGTCCGGCAGTTTCATCAGGCTCGGAACCTCATGGAGCTTGTCGAGGCACTCGCGGTCGGCAAGGATCCCGCCGACGAGGTGAAGGTCCTGCTCGTGACGAGTGAGAGCACCGACGGCCCTGAGAAGCTTCAGAAGCAGATGGAGTTCCTGCTCCGCGTCAAGCAGGCCGCGGCGGTCGCCGGCATCACCCTCGACGTCAGGTTCGACGCGACGATCCACGACCGTTCGATCGTCGCCAACTCCGGTTGGCGCATCAATCTTGGTCGCGGCCTCGACATCTTCCAGTACGCCTCCAACGATGCGTTCGATCTCGCGGCAAAGCTCCAGCAGTACCGCCAGGTCAAGGCCTTCGGTGTGACCTATATCCGCGAACCAGCAGCTGGGTCGCACGGATGAAGGTCCGGCAGTTAGAGATCGAGAATTTCCGAGGCATCAGTGCCGGGAACGTCG
This Nocardioides dokdonensis FR1436 DNA region includes the following protein-coding sequences:
- the brxL gene encoding BREX system Lon protease-like protein BrxL; protein product: MTEDTDLQAIDDDFPTGVAAEDTSDETPEQTALDKKINQHFAGLVVRKDLVKAVKGNAIVPSYVLEYLLGQYAASDDEATIQAGIGSVRQILADHYVHRNQSELVKSTIRERGRYKIIDKVAVSLNDKEDRYEAEFSNLGIKGVIVESSTVNAHPKLLVGGVWCICDIDYFHFDDARVSPWQLGSLKPIQLSNFDFDSYTTSRREFTTDEWIDLLIQSIGFNPELFGRRAKLIQLVRLIPFVERNYNLVELGPKGTGKSHIFSEFSPHGMLISGGEVTVPKLFVNNSNGRIGLVGYWDVVAFDEFAGKKKRTDKALVDIMKNYMANKSFSRGVETLGAEASMVFVGNTSHNVPYMLKHSDLFDELPESYHDAAYLDRLHHYIPGWEVDTIRGEMFSDGYGFVVDYIAEVLKSMRNADYSDRYQQHFTLGSDISTRDRDGIHKTFSGLMKILYPHGEATKEEIAEILRFAIEGRKRVKDQILRIDSTMADVKFGYLDKAGEWTAVTTLEEDEYPAYYHQTRHGESADTEPSEGAGAVGDAPPGVAPPKPDPLFEGHSEFQENQRGVSYENLLIPYLRGATEITITDPYVRQFHQARNLMELVEALAVGKDPADEVKVLLVTSESTDGPEKLQKQMEFLLRVKQAAAVAGITLDVRFDATIHDRSIVANSGWRINLGRGLDIFQYASNDAFDLAAKLQQYRQVKAFGVTYIREPAAGSHG